From the genome of Pseudomonas sihuiensis:
TGCTCGAACGCCACCTGCAGTTGCACCAGAGCATGCCCCTGCACTTTCGCCTGGCCGAATACGAGCTGTGCTGCCTGCCGCCCGAGCCGCTGGAGCAGATCCTCGAGCTGCGCGAGCGCTACGAACAGCACTGGCTGCAGGCAGTGGCGCAGCTGTGCGGCCAGACGCCCGACGCTGTCCGTCGCGGTGCGGTACGGGCCATCGTCTCGCTGCTCAACCAACTGCCGGCCTGGACCCAGGCTGCCTGCGACGAGCCCGCCAGCCGCCTGCGCCTGCAGCAGGAGATGGTCCTGGGCGCGCTGGCTGGCGCGCTCGGCATGGCCGTTCACGCCTTCTGACGGCATCGTCCGCACTTGACAGGGGTGCTTTTCCAGCTTTACGTTAACGTAAAGGTAAACGAGAACACCCCGATGCCCACCACCTACTCCATCTCCGACCTGGCCCGCGAACTGGACGTGACGCCGCGCGCCATCCGCTTCTACGAGGAGCAAGGCATGCTCGCCCCCGAGCGCCGCGGCCAGGAGCGCATCTTCAGCCCCCGCGATCTGGTCACCCTGAAGCTGATCCTGCGCGGCAAGCGCATCGGCTTTTCCCTGGCCGAGTGCAAGGAGCTGATCGACCTCTATGACCCCAGCAGCGGCAACCGCAAGCAGCTGGAAACCTTCATGGAAAAGATCGCCGCACGCCGCGCCCAGCTCGAGCAGCAGTTGCTGGACATCCGGCAGATGCAGCTGGAGCTCGATACCGCCGAGGAGCGCTGCCTGGCAGCCCTGGCCGAAACCGACATGTAGGGTGCGTCGCGCCCCCAACCGACCCGGTGCGCACGGCGCACCTCAAAACAACAAAAGGTGTCCCATGAGCTACCCCACCCTCAACTTCGGCCTCGGCGAAACCATCGACATGCTGCGCGATGCGGTCCACCACTTCGCCCAGGCCGAGCTGGCCCCGCGCGCGGCGCAGATCGACCGCGACAACGAGTTCCCCATGGACATGTGGCGCAAGTTCGGCGACATGGGCCTGCTGGGCATGACCGTGGAAGAGGAATACGGCGGCACCAACATGGGTTACCTGGCCCACGTGGTGGCCATGGAAGAGATCAGCCGCGCCAGCGCCTCGGTCGGCCTGTCCTACGGCGCGCACTCGAACCTGTGCGTCAACCAGATCCGCAAGAACGGCACTCACGAGCAGAAGCTCAAGTACCTACCCAAACTGTGCTCCGGCGAGCACGTCGGCGCCCTGGCCATGAGCGAGCCCAACGCCGGCTCCGATGTGGTGTCGATGAAGCTGCGCGCCGAGAAGCGCGGCGACCGTTACGTGCTCAACGGCAACAAGATGTGGATCACCAACGGCCCGGACGCCAACACCTACGTGATCTACGCCAAGACCGACATCAACGCCGGCTCGCGCGGCATGACCGCCTTTATCGTCGAGCGCGACTTCAAGGGCTTCTCCCGCCACCAGAAGCTGGACAAGCTGGGCATGCGCGGCTCCAACACCTGCGAGCTGGTGTTCGAGGACTGCGAGGTGCCGGAAGAGAACATCCTAGGCAGCGAAGGCGGCGGCGTGCGCGTGCTGATGAGCGGCCTGGACTACGAACGCACCGTGCTCTCCGGCGGCCCCACCGGGATCATGAGCGCCTGCATGGACGTGGTGCTGCCCTACGTGCATGAGCGCCAGCAGTTCAAGCAGTCGATCGGCGAATTTCAACTGGTGCAAGGCAAGCTCGCCGACATGTACGCCGGCATGAATGCCTCCAAGTCCTACCTGTACAACGTGGCCAAGGCCTGCGACCGCGGCGAGGAATCGCGCAAGGACGCCGCCGCCGTGATCCTCTACACCGCCGAGATGGCCACCAAGATGGCCCTGGACACCATTCAACTGCTCGGCGGCAACGGCTACACCAACGAGTACCCGGCCGGGCGCCTGCTGCGTGACGCCAAGCTCTACGAGATCGGCGCCGGCACCAGCGAGATCCGCCGCATGCTGATCGGCCGCGAGCTGTTCAACCAAACGAAATAACAACGGCCACTGACCCGTAGGGTGCGCTGTGCGCACCACCCACAACGACTTGGTGCGCACGGCGCACCCTACAGACGGTAGCCAGAAACGGAGCGCGCCAGATGGCCATCCTGCATACCCAGATCAACACCCGCTCACCGGAGTTCGCCGCCAACCAGGCGGCCATGCTCGCTCTGGTGGACGAGCTGCGCGCCCTGCTCGCCCGCATCCACGAAGGCGGCGGCGCCAAGGCGCAGCAGCGCCACACCTCGCGCGGCAAGCTGCTGCCGCGCGAACGCATCAATCGCCTGCTCGATCCCGGCTCGCCCTTTCTCGAGATCGGCCAGCTCGCCGCCCATGAGGTCTACGGCGAAGACGTGCCCGCCGCCGGGGTGATCGCAGGCATCGGTCGTGTCGAAGGTGTCGAGTGCATGATCGTGGCCAACGACGCCACGGTAAAAGGCGGCTCCTACTACCCGCTGACGGTGAAGAAACACCTACGCGCCCAGGCCATCGCCCGCGAGAACCGCCTGCCGTGCATCTACCTGGTGGACTCCGGCGGCGCCAACCTGCCGCGTCAGGACGATGTGTTCCCGGATCGCGAGCATTTCGGCCGGATTTTCTTCAACCAGGCCAATATGAGCGCCATGGGCATTCCGCAGATCGCCGTGGTGATGGGTTCCTGCACCGCCGGCGGCGCCTATGTGCCAGCCATGAGTGACGAGACCATTATGGTGCGCGAACAAGCGACCATCTTCCTCGCTGGCCCGCCGCTGGTAAAGGCCGCCACCGGCGAAGTGGTGAGCGCCGAGGAACTCGGCGGCGCCGATGTGCACTGCAAGACCAGCGGCGTGGCCGACCACTATGCCGATAATGACGAGCA
Proteins encoded in this window:
- a CDS encoding TetR/AcrR family transcriptional regulator, producing the protein MSSPVARPAPRSKAGIRYQDAQRAALELFAERGFSRVGMRDLAAHMGIAAGSLYNHIESKEALLFEFIEEFYSALTLGAEQLLKSQPDARSRLRALLERHLQLHQSMPLHFRLAEYELCCLPPEPLEQILELRERYEQHWLQAVAQLCGQTPDAVRRGAVRAIVSLLNQLPAWTQAACDEPASRLRLQQEMVLGALAGALGMAVHAF
- a CDS encoding isovaleryl-CoA dehydrogenase, yielding MSYPTLNFGLGETIDMLRDAVHHFAQAELAPRAAQIDRDNEFPMDMWRKFGDMGLLGMTVEEEYGGTNMGYLAHVVAMEEISRASASVGLSYGAHSNLCVNQIRKNGTHEQKLKYLPKLCSGEHVGALAMSEPNAGSDVVSMKLRAEKRGDRYVLNGNKMWITNGPDANTYVIYAKTDINAGSRGMTAFIVERDFKGFSRHQKLDKLGMRGSNTCELVFEDCEVPEENILGSEGGGVRVLMSGLDYERTVLSGGPTGIMSACMDVVLPYVHERQQFKQSIGEFQLVQGKLADMYAGMNASKSYLYNVAKACDRGEESRKDAAAVILYTAEMATKMALDTIQLLGGNGYTNEYPAGRLLRDAKLYEIGAGTSEIRRMLIGRELFNQTK
- a CDS encoding MerR family transcriptional regulator, whose protein sequence is MPTTYSISDLARELDVTPRAIRFYEEQGMLAPERRGQERIFSPRDLVTLKLILRGKRIGFSLAECKELIDLYDPSSGNRKQLETFMEKIAARRAQLEQQLLDIRQMQLELDTAEERCLAALAETDM